One Fuerstiella marisgermanici DNA window includes the following coding sequences:
- a CDS encoding alanine racemase — MSELRLDLDVLERNAKRISEEIASLGKMWRPHIKAHSQPRIAQTMIDLGACGVTAANVAEVEVMAEAGIPSALLAHLAVTDIDLDRLAAAAQKLQLLVTIDHFVHAERYSKAAARNGVEFNVLVDVDIGMHRTGVRPRVDATQLAKAANALPGVSVIGIMGYEGHLLTMSDAAEKKTAIFEAMNMLQQTRDAMLDEDLTCDIVSAGGSGSFWITGQHEAVTELQAGGGAFGDPFYTSLCNLEGVTPALTVPAEVVSRPSLTQAVINCGRKAMNPAVCPPELLNQPGATIEWLSAEHTVVSLEGPARDLKIGDPVEFAVGYSDHSILMHRDIQIYRSGEKIGTWPVIRRA, encoded by the coding sequence ATGTCTGAACTTCGCCTTGATCTCGATGTCCTGGAACGCAACGCGAAACGCATTTCGGAAGAAATTGCGTCGCTTGGCAAGATGTGGCGTCCCCACATCAAAGCTCACAGCCAGCCGCGCATCGCTCAAACGATGATCGACCTTGGTGCGTGCGGAGTGACCGCCGCCAACGTGGCAGAAGTGGAAGTTATGGCCGAAGCCGGAATTCCGTCTGCGTTGCTGGCTCACCTTGCCGTCACGGATATAGACCTGGACCGCCTGGCCGCCGCGGCGCAGAAGCTTCAACTGTTAGTAACGATTGACCATTTCGTACATGCAGAACGATATTCCAAAGCGGCCGCTCGCAACGGCGTGGAATTCAACGTGCTGGTCGATGTTGACATCGGTATGCATCGCACGGGCGTGCGACCGCGAGTCGATGCGACTCAACTGGCAAAGGCGGCGAACGCCCTGCCCGGCGTTTCAGTGATTGGCATTATGGGGTACGAAGGTCACTTACTGACAATGTCGGATGCCGCTGAAAAAAAGACCGCCATCTTCGAAGCCATGAACATGCTGCAGCAAACGCGAGACGCTATGCTTGACGAAGATCTGACATGCGACATCGTCAGCGCGGGGGGCAGCGGTTCGTTCTGGATTACCGGCCAGCATGAAGCGGTCACAGAACTTCAGGCGGGCGGCGGCGCATTCGGGGACCCGTTTTATACAAGTCTTTGTAACCTCGAAGGTGTGACACCGGCACTCACGGTACCAGCCGAAGTGGTTTCGCGTCCCTCGCTGACTCAAGCGGTGATCAACTGCGGCCGAAAGGCGATGAACCCGGCAGTCTGCCCGCCCGAACTACTGAACCAACCCGGCGCAACAATCGAATGGCTCAGCGCTGAACACACGGTTGTGTCGTTGGAAGGACCGGCTCGCGATCTGAAAATCGGCGACCCGGTGGAATTTGCCGTCGGCTATTCGGACCACTCAATTCTGATGCATCGCGATATTCAAATCTATCGCAGCGGAGAAAAGAT